A region from the Gossypium hirsutum isolate 1008001.06 chromosome A08, Gossypium_hirsutum_v2.1, whole genome shotgun sequence genome encodes:
- the LOC107962982 gene encoding GMP synthase [glutamine-hydrolyzing] isoform X1: MDPKAVKSDLVPILDFGSQYTHLITRRIRSLSVFSLCISGTSPLSTITSLNPKVVILSGGPHSVHADNSPSFADGFVEWAQSNGVFVLGICYGLHLLVQRLGGEVRVGEKQEYGRMEIEVEKSCGILGGKVGDRQVVWMSHGDEAATLPNGFEVVARSQQGAVAAVEDKYRRFFGLQYHPEVTHSPEGMETLRSFLFEVCGVNAGWKMEDVMDEEIKVINNMVGPDDHVICALSGGVDSTVAATLVHKAIGDRLHCVFVDNGLLRYKERERVMETFERDLHLPVTCVDVTEQFLSKLKGVVDPELKRKIIGKEFICVFDAFAKELENNLGKKPVFFVQGTLYPDVIESCPPPGTGRTHSHTIKSHHNVGGLPKDMKLKLIEPLKLLFKDEVLQLGRILTVPYSFLKRHPFPGPGLAVRVLGDVTEGNALDTLRQVDEIFIQLIKDAGIYDSIWQAFAVFLPVKSVGVQGDQRTHSHVVALRAVTSQDGMTAD; encoded by the exons ATGGACCCAAAAGCCGTGAAATCTGACCTAGTCCCCATCCTGGACTTCGGTTCGCAATACACCCATCTCATCACTCGCCGCATTCGCTCTCTCTCCGTCTTCTCACTCTGTATCTCCGGCACTTCCCCACTTTCCACCATCACTTCCCTCAACCCCAAAGTCGTTATCCTTTCCGGGGGACCTCACTCGGTCCATGCCGATAATTCTCCTTCATTTGCTGATGGGTTCGTTGAGTGGGCTCAGTCCAATGGTGTTTTTGTTCTGGGTATCTGTTACGGACTTCACTTGCTTGTTCAGAGACTTGGTGGTGAAGTTAGGGTTGGGGAGAAGCAAGAGTATGGGAGGATGGAGATTGAGGTTGAGAAAAGTTGTGGTATTTTGGGGGGAAAGGTTGGGGATAGACAGGTTGTTTGGATGAGTCATGGGGATGAGGCTGCTActttgcctaatgggtttgaagTGGTGGCTAGGAGTCAGCAAGGGGCCGTCGCTGCCGTTGAGGATAAGTATAGGAGGTTTTTTGGGTTGCAGTATCATCCTGAG GTCACACATTCCCCAGAAGGGATGGAAACGCTGAGGTCTTTCTTGTTTGAAGTTTGTGGAGTGAATGCTGGCTGGAAAATGGAAGATGTAATGGATGAAGAAATTAAGGTGATTAACAACATGGTGGGGCCCGATGATCATGTTATCTGTGCTTTATCTGGAGGTGTTGATTCCACGGTTGCCGCAACTCTAGTTCACAAGGCAATTGGAGACAGGCTTCATTGTGTTTTTGTTGACAATGGTTTATTAAG GTATAAGGAGAGAGAACGCGTGATGGAGACCTTTGAAAGGGATTTACATCTGCCTGTTACTTGTGTTGATGTAACTGAGCAATTTCTTAGTAAGCTAAAAGGGGTTGTAGACCCTGAGCTGAAAAGGAAGATAATTGGGAAAGAATTTATCTGTGTCTTTGATGCTTTTGCTAAAGAATTGGAGAATAACTTAGGAAAGAAACCTGTTTTCTTTGTTCAAGGAACCTTGTATCCAGATGTGATTGAATCTTGTCCCCCACCAGGAACTGGAAGAACTCACTCTCACACAATCAAAAGTCATCATAATGTTGGAGGTCTTCctaaagacatgaaattaaaactCATTGAGCCGCTTAAACTTCTTTTCAAGGATGAG GTTCTTCAACTTGGGAGGATATTGACAGTTCCTTATTCATTTTTAAAGCGCCATCCATTTCCTGGGCCTGGCCTTGCTGTACGAGTCTTGGGTGATGTAACTGAGGGCAATGCCTTAGATACTCTACGTCAG GTGGATGAAATTTTTATTCAGTTAATTAAAGATGCTGGTATTTATGACTCCATTTGGCAAGCTTTTGCTGTATTTTTGCCTGTAAAATCAGTTGGAGTTCAAGGTGATCAAAGAACACACTCTCATGTTGTTGCTCTCCGGGCTGTTACAAGTCAAGATGGAATGACAGCAGATTGA
- the LOC107962982 gene encoding GMP synthase [glutamine-hydrolyzing] isoform X2, translated as MDPKAVKSDLVPILDFGSQYTHLITRRIRSLSVFSLCISGTSPLSTITSLNPKVVILSGGPHSVHADNSPSFADGFVEWAQSNGVFVLGICYGLHLLVQRLGGEVRVGEKQEYGRMEIEVEKSCGILGGKVGDRQVVWMSHGDEAATLPNGFEVVARSQQGAVAAVEDKYRRFFGLQYHPEVTHSPEGMETLRSFLFEVCGVNAGWKMEDVMDEEIKVINNMVGPDDHVICALSGGVDSTVAATLVHKAIGDRLHCVFVDNGLLRYKERERVMETFERDLHLPVTCVDVTEQFLSKLKGVVDPELKRKIIGKEFICVFDAFAKELENNLGKKPVFFVQGTLYPDVIESCPPPGTGRTHSHTIKSHHNVGGLPKDMKLKLIEPLKLLFKDEVLQLGRILTVPYSFLKRHPFPGPGLAVRVLGDVTEGNALDTLRQVLF; from the exons ATGGACCCAAAAGCCGTGAAATCTGACCTAGTCCCCATCCTGGACTTCGGTTCGCAATACACCCATCTCATCACTCGCCGCATTCGCTCTCTCTCCGTCTTCTCACTCTGTATCTCCGGCACTTCCCCACTTTCCACCATCACTTCCCTCAACCCCAAAGTCGTTATCCTTTCCGGGGGACCTCACTCGGTCCATGCCGATAATTCTCCTTCATTTGCTGATGGGTTCGTTGAGTGGGCTCAGTCCAATGGTGTTTTTGTTCTGGGTATCTGTTACGGACTTCACTTGCTTGTTCAGAGACTTGGTGGTGAAGTTAGGGTTGGGGAGAAGCAAGAGTATGGGAGGATGGAGATTGAGGTTGAGAAAAGTTGTGGTATTTTGGGGGGAAAGGTTGGGGATAGACAGGTTGTTTGGATGAGTCATGGGGATGAGGCTGCTActttgcctaatgggtttgaagTGGTGGCTAGGAGTCAGCAAGGGGCCGTCGCTGCCGTTGAGGATAAGTATAGGAGGTTTTTTGGGTTGCAGTATCATCCTGAG GTCACACATTCCCCAGAAGGGATGGAAACGCTGAGGTCTTTCTTGTTTGAAGTTTGTGGAGTGAATGCTGGCTGGAAAATGGAAGATGTAATGGATGAAGAAATTAAGGTGATTAACAACATGGTGGGGCCCGATGATCATGTTATCTGTGCTTTATCTGGAGGTGTTGATTCCACGGTTGCCGCAACTCTAGTTCACAAGGCAATTGGAGACAGGCTTCATTGTGTTTTTGTTGACAATGGTTTATTAAG GTATAAGGAGAGAGAACGCGTGATGGAGACCTTTGAAAGGGATTTACATCTGCCTGTTACTTGTGTTGATGTAACTGAGCAATTTCTTAGTAAGCTAAAAGGGGTTGTAGACCCTGAGCTGAAAAGGAAGATAATTGGGAAAGAATTTATCTGTGTCTTTGATGCTTTTGCTAAAGAATTGGAGAATAACTTAGGAAAGAAACCTGTTTTCTTTGTTCAAGGAACCTTGTATCCAGATGTGATTGAATCTTGTCCCCCACCAGGAACTGGAAGAACTCACTCTCACACAATCAAAAGTCATCATAATGTTGGAGGTCTTCctaaagacatgaaattaaaactCATTGAGCCGCTTAAACTTCTTTTCAAGGATGAG GTTCTTCAACTTGGGAGGATATTGACAGTTCCTTATTCATTTTTAAAGCGCCATCCATTTCCTGGGCCTGGCCTTGCTGTACGAGTCTTGGGTGATGTAACTGAGGGCAATGCCTTAGATACTCTACGTCAG